The window ATGTTGCCCGGTTAGTGCCGGTGGAAAATGCGTCCATGCCCGAGCGCACTGTTATTCAGTGGGATAAGACCGACTTAGAAACACTGGGTCTTTTAAAGGTCGATGTGCTGGCGCTGGGTATGCTCACTGCCTTACGAAAGATGCTGGCGCTAGTGAATGAAAAAGGCTTAATCGATAGTCAGCCGTTAACACTTGCTCGTATCCCACAAGAAGATCAACGCGTTTATCAGCAGCTGCACCAAGCCGATTCTATGGGCATTTTCCAAATTGAGTCGAGAGCTCAAATGACGATGTTGCCAAGGCTGAAGCCCAAAACGTTTTACGACTTGGTGATTCAAATAGCTATCGTCAGACCGGGCCCTATTCAGGGCGATATGGTTCACCCTTATTTGCGACGTAGAGATGGTCTTGAGCAAGTCGATTACCCGAGCAGAGAAGTGAAGTCGGTATTAAAGCGCACGTTAGGCGTTCCTATTTTTCAGGAGCAAGTTATTAAACTGGCTATGGTTGCGGCGGGCTTTACTGGTGGAGAGGCTGATCAGCTGCGCCGGGCTATGGCCTCTTGGGGGAAGCGGGGGCAACTGACGCATTTCGAGCATAAGCTTATAAAAGGAATGCTGGAGCGAGGCTATACGCGGGACTTTGCAGAGCGCTTATTTCGGCAAATTTGTGGTTTCGGGCAGTACGGCTTCCCTGAGTCCCATTCTGCCAGTTTTGCCAACCTTGCCTATGCGTCAGCCTGGTTTAAAACGCATTATCCTGCCGCATTTTATGTCGGTTTACTGAATAGCTTGCCGATGGGCTTCTATTCAGCATCGCAGTTGGTACAGGACGGGCAGCGACACCGCGTGACATTTTTACCGGCTGATATAAATCATAGCCAGTGGGACTACGAGTGGCTTAGCGATAACCCTAATGTTGTCAGAATTGGACTGCGGCAAATAAAGAGCCTGTCGGAGTCTCGCCTGAAAGAGGCGTTAAAAAGCCGGCCCGAATCAGGCTTTAAAGGACTCAAAAGCTTAGAAGATGCTGGATTGAATAAGTTCGATATTCAGGCTCTGGCTAAAGCAGACGCGTTACGAAGTGTTTTAGGTCATCGGTATCAGGCTCACTGGGAAAGTCTCAGCGAAAGGGACGATCAAATGCCGTTATTTGCTCACGTACAAGAGGTCTCTAGCCGTGAGGTACAAGCACCACAAGAAGTCGAAGACATAAAGGCCGACTATGAAACACAGGGGCTCAGCTTAAGACGACACCCCATTACCTTATTAAGGGCGCACTCAAAAGAATTAAGTCGATGCGTTGTTGCTGAAGAGTTAGCTGGCTGTCGCTCTGGTCAGGTATTATCCGTAGCGGGTTTAGTGACTTGTCGGCAGCGACCGGGTACAAGTAGTGGCGTCACCTTTTTTACCTTAGAAGATGAAACGGGGAACATCAATGTCGTGGTGTGGGCGCATACAGCTAGGCAGTTTAGGCAAGCCTATTTAACCAGCAAGCTGTTATGGGTAAAAGGTGTTGTCGAAATTAAATCGGGCGTCGTTCATGTTATAGCGGGGAGGTTAAAAGACTTAACCTCCCTACTCAACATAGAACGCATTGATAACCGACGGTTTCACTGAATTAGGAAACAGGACTTACTTGCAGTAAGTAGTCATCTTTTAAGTCGACGTAGTTTTGCGCGGACTGACTGAGAAACGCAGCCTCGCCTTTATTGAGTTTGCGTTTCTTTTCGACCGGGCTTCCGACATATAAGTACCCACTTTCAAGACGCTTGCCCGGCGGTACAAGACTCCCGGCACCAATAATCACATCATCCTCGACAATAACATCGTCCATAATAACTGCAGACATACCTACGAGTATACGGTTACCGAGTTGGCAGCCGTGAAGCATACAATGATGCCCTACGGTAACTTCATCACCAATAATTAGAGGGTGGCCATCTGGATTTGATGGTGACTTACGGGTCACGTGTAATACGGTTCCGTCCTGAATATTGGTTCTTTTGCCAATGCTTATTGAGTTCACATCACCCCGGGCAGCAACCATGGGCCAGACACTGCTGTCGTCCCCCAGCGTTACATTGCCTACGATAACCGCACTTGGATCTAAATAGACGCGTTCGCCAATTATAGGCTCATGCTCCTGATAACTGCGTAAGTCTGCCATATTGGGCTCCAACGTTAATAAAGCGTTACTCATTTTATAGCAGATGATGCGAGTAAGATCATGCATCGCCTTATTCTGCACATAAAAACAGCGTGTTGCTGAAACTTTACGCAGTCAGCAAAAAAACAGTTAAAAAGGCATAAAAAGCGCTTGACGGTGAGAGTTAAACCTCTAAAATGCGCTCCACGTTCGAGGCAGGCAACGAAGCCGCCGAAAACCTAAGTTTTCTAAAAAATCTTTTTTCAAAAAAGTATTGACGGAAAACACACGGTGTGTAGAATACGCACCTCTCGCAGCCAAGGCTGCTGAGAAACGCTCTTTAACAATTATATCAAGCCAAGCAAACTGTGTGGGCACTTGCAGAAGTTACGCAAAACAGAAATATGTATTGCAACTTTTGAATGAGTGTTCAGCTACATTAAGTAGCAAAACGCGTAATTCATTGAGTTGATTGAACTGCTTTTAATTGAAGAGTTTGATCATGGCTCAGATTGAACGCTGGCGGCAGGCCTAACACATGCAAGTCGAGCGGTAACAGAGAGAAGCTTGCTTCTCTGCTGACGAGCGGCGGACGGGTGAGTAATACTTGGGAATTTGCCTTTAGGCGGGGGACAACCACTGGAAACGGTGGCTAATACCGCATAATGTCTACGGACCAAAGTGGGGGACCTTCGGGCCTCACACCTAAAGATGAGCCCAAGCGGGATTAGCTAGTTGGTGAGGTAAAGGCTCACCAAGGCGACGATCCCTAGCTGTTCTGAGAGGATGATCAGCCACACTGGGACTGAGACACGGCCCAGACTCCTACGGGAGGCAGCAGTGGGGAATATTGCACAATGGGCGCAAGCCTGATGCAGCCATGCCGCGTGTGTGAAGAAGGCCTTCGGGTTGTAAAGCACTTTCAGTGGTGAGGAAAGGGTGATAGTTAATAGCTATCACAGTTGACGTTAGCCACAGAAGAAGCACCGGCTAACTCCGTGCCAGCAGCCGCGGTAATACGGAGGGTGCAAGCGTTAATCGGAATTACTGGGCGTAAAGCGTACGTAGGCGGTGTGTTAAGCTAGATGTGAAAGCCCCGGGCTCAACCTGGGAATTGCATTTAGAACTGGCACGCTAGAGTCCTGAAGAGGGTGGTAGAATTTCCAGTGTAGCGGTGAAATGCGTAGATATTGGAAGGAATACCGGTGGCGAAGGCGGCCACCTGGTCAGAGACTGACGCTGAGGTACGAAAGCGTGGGGAGCAAACAGGATTAGATACCCTGGTAGTCCACGCCGTAAACGATGTCAACTAGTTGTTCGTGTCATTAAGACGTGAGTAACGCAGCTAACGCACTAAGTTGACCGCCTGGGGAGTACGGCCGCAAGGTTAAAACTCAAATGAATTGACGGGGGCCCGCACAAGCGGTGGAGCATGTGGTTTAATTCGATGCAACGCGAAGAACCTTACCATCCCTTGACATCCAGTGAATTTTCCAGAGATGGATTAGTGCCTTCGGGAACACTGAGACAGGTGCTGCATGGCTGTCGTCAGCTCGTGTTGTGAGATGTTGGGTTAAGTCCCGCAACGAGCGCAACCCTTATCCTTAGTTGCCAGCGGTTCGGCCGGGAACTCTGGGGAGACTGCCGGTGATAAACCGGAGGAAGGTGGGGACGACGTCAAGTCATCATGGCCCTTACGGGATGGGCTACACACGTGCTACAATGGCGCGTACAAAGGGCAGCGAACCTGCGAGGGTAAGCGAATCTCATAAAGCGCGTCGTAGTCCGGATTGGAGTCTGCAACTCGACTCCATGAAGTCGGAATCGCTAGTAATCGTGGATCAGAATGCCACGGTGAATACGTTCCCGGGCCTTGTACACACCGCCCGTCACACCATGGGAGTGGGCTGCACCAGAAGTGGTTAGTTTAACCTTCGGGAGAACGATCACCACGGTGTGGTTCATGACTGGGGTGAAGTCGTAACAAGGTAGCCGTAGGGGAACCTGCGGCTGGATCACCTCCTTACATTATTGCGAACGGACGTGAGTGCTCACACAGTTTGCAGGCTTGATATTAAAAGAGAAGAAACTGGGTCTGTAGCTCAGCTGGTTAGAGCGCACCCCTGATAAGGGTGAGGTCGGCAGTTCAAGTCTGCCCAGACCCACCATTTTGAGCGTCTGGGCTGCGTTGGAAAGCCACTTGCATAGCAGGCTATGCGTCGTGCCTTCCCGTCTTGCCAGTCACTCAAAACCCCTTGTCGGGGGTGGTCGAAAGCCCACAACGGGGCCATAGCTCAGCTGGGAGAGCGCCTGCCTTGCACGCAGGAGGTCAGCGGTTCGATCCCGCTTGGCTCCACCACTTCTTCTCTTGTAACCGTTAGCGTTAAGTGTTCTTGGTTAAGAATGTTTACCGGTAACTTTGTGTTACACGCTCTTTAACAACATGGAAAGCTGATTGTAAATAAAGTAAGAAATGCCACTCTACTTGAACAAACCGTAAGGTAGAGGCGTATCGAACTTGTGTACAGCGAGAACAAACAATCTTGGTCATGTATTCCAGACACCTTCGGGTTGTATGGTTAAGTGACTAAGCGTACACGGTGGATGCCTAGGCAGTTGGAGGCGATGAAGGACGTACTAACTTGCGATAAGCCATGACGAGGCAGTAAGAGCCACTTGAGTCATGGATTTCCGAATGGGGCAACCCACTGAGCTTGCTCAGTATCCGGCACTGAATAAAATAGGTGCCAGGAGGCGAACCCGGAGAACTGAAACATCTAAGTACCCGGAGGAAAAGAAATCAACCGAGATTTCCCTAGTAGCGGCGAGCGAACGGGAAGCAGCCCTTAAGCTTTACATGTGCTAACAGAATCTGTTGGGAAGCAGAGCCATAGACGGTGATAGCCCGGTATGTGAAGGTGCATGAAAAGTGAAAACGAGTAGGTCGGGACACGTGTTATCTTGACTGAATATGGGGGGACCATCCTCCAAGGCTAAATACTCCCAACTGACCGATAGTGAACCAGTACCGTGAGGGAAAGGCGAAAAGAACCCCGGCGAGGGGAGTGAAACAGAACCTGAAACCGTGTACGTACAAGCAGTAGGAGCGGACTTGTTCCGTGACTGCGTACCTTTTGTATAATGGGTCAGCGACTTATATTTTGTAGCAAGGTTAACCGTATAGGGTAGCCGTAGGGAAACCGAGTCTTAACTGGGCGTTGAGTTGCAGGGTATAGACCCGAAACCGGGCGATCTAACCATGAGCAGGTTGAAGATTGAGTAACATCAATTGGAGGACCGAACCCACTAATGTTGAAAAATTAGGGGATGACTTGTGGCTAGGAGTGAAAGGCTAATCAAGCCCGGAGATAGCTGGTTCTCCCCGAAATCTATTTAGGTAGAGCCTCGGACGAATACCATTGGGGGTAGAGCACTGTTTGGGCTAGGGGGTCATCCCGACTTACCAACCCCATGCAAACTCCGAATACCAATGAGTACTATCCGGGAGACACACGGCGGGTGCTAACGTCCGTCGTGGAGAGGGAAACAACCCAGACCGCCAGCTAAGGTCCCAAAGTTATGGCTCAGTGGGAAACGATGTGGGAAGGCACAGACAGCTAGGAGGTTGGCTTAGAAGCAGCCACCCTTTAAAGAAAGCGTAATAGCTCACTAGTCGAGTCGGCCTGCGCGGAAGATGTAACGGGGCTAAGCCATACACCGAAGCTGCGGCAGTAGTTTACTACTGGGTAGGGGAGCGTTCTGTAAGCGGATGAAGGTGAATCGAGAGGTTTGCTGGACGTATCAGAAGTGCGAATGCTGACATGAGTAACGATAATGCGGGTGAAAAACCCGCACGCCGGAAGACCAAGGTTTCCTATCCCATGCTAATCAGGGTAGGGTAAGTCGGCCCCTAAGGCGAGGCGGAAACGCGTAGTCGATGGGAAACAGGTTAATATTCCTGTACCGATGTTCATTGCGATGGGGGGACGGAGAAGGCTAGGCAAGCGCGGCGTTGGTTGTCCGCGTGAAAGTGCGTAGGCTGGTGACTTAGGCAAATCCGGGTCGCTAAGGCTGAGACACGAGACGAGCACCTACGGGTGTGAAGTTGCTGGTGCCCTGCTTCCGGGAAAAGCCTCTAAGCTTCAGATGAACATCGACCGTACCCGAAACCGACACAGGTGGTCAGGTAGAGAATACTAAGGCGCTTGAGAGAACTCGGGTGAAGGAACTAGGCAAAATAGTACCGTAACTTCGGGAGAAGGTACGCCGCTGGTGGTGATTGACTTCGCGTCATAAGCTGCTGGCGGTCGCAGTGACCAGGTGGCTGGGACTGTTTATTAAAAACACAGCACTCTGCTAACTCGAAAGAGGACGTATAGGGTGTGACACCTGCCCGGTGCCGGAAGGTTAATTGATGGGGTTAGCTTAGGCGAAGCTCTTGATCGAAGCCCCGGTAAACGGCGGCCGTAACTATAACGGTCCTAAGGTAGCGAAATTCCTTGTCGGGTAAGTTCCGACCTGCACGAATGGTGTAACCATGGCCACGCTGTCTCCACCCGAGACTCAGTGAAATTGAAATCGCAGTGAAGATGCTGTGTACCCGCGGCTAGACGGAAAGACCCCGTGAACCTTTACTACAGCTTGGCACTGAACATTGAACCTACATGTGTAGGATAGGTGGGAGGCTTAGAAGCACTGGCGCTAGTTGGTGTGGAGCCATCCTTGAAATACCACCCTTGTATGTTTGATGTTCTAACATAGGCCCCTTATCGGGGTTGTGGACAGTGCCTGGTGGGTAGTTTGACTGGGGCGGTCTCCTCCCAAAGAGTAACGGAGGAGCACGAAGGTTGGCTAAGTACGGTCGGACATCGTACGGTTAGTGCAATGGCAGAAGCCAGCTTAACTGCGAGACAGACACGTCGAGCAGATACGAAAGTAGGTCATAGTGATCCGGTGGTTCTGAATGGAAGGGCCATCGCTCAACGGATAAAAGGTACTCCGGGGATAACAGGCTGATACCGCCCAAGAGTTCATATCGACGGCGGTGTTTGGCACCTCGATGTCGGCTCATCACATCCTGGGGCTGAAGTCGGTCCCAAGGGTATGGCTGTTCGCCATTTAAAGTGGTACGCGAGCTGGGTTTAGAACGTCGTGAGACAGTTCGGTCCCTATCTGCCGTGGGCGTTTGAGAGTTGAGAGGAGCTGCTCCTAGTACGAGAGGACCGGAGTGGACGAACCTCTGGTGTTCGGGTTGTCACGCCAGTGGCACTGCCCGGTAGCTATGTTCGGAATCGATAACCGCTGAAAGCATCTAAGCGGGAAGCGAGCCTCGAGATAAGCTCTCACTAGCACTTAGAGTGCTCTGAAGGGTCGTTGAAGACTACGACGTTGATAGGCGGGGTGTGGAAGCGTAGTAATGCGTTGAGCTAACCCGTACTAATTGCCCGTGAGACTTAACCATACAACACCGAAGTTGTTTGAGACGTTACGCACAAGCGAGCGACTCTGCTAAGCGGCAAGAGAGTGGCAAATTAGTTAGAATCAGTTTTTTATGTTGTGACAGTTTATGTCTGGCGGCCATAGCGGTGTGGCACCACCTGAATCCATCCCGAACTCAGAAGTGAAACACACCAGCGCCGATGGTAGTGTGGGGTCTCCCCATGTGAGAGTAGGTCACCGCCAGACTTCAAATAAATAACCCCGGTGCAGATGCATCGGGGTTTTTTATTTCTGGTGGTGGCCTACTGAGAGTAGGGTGAAGCGGGTCCCCGGTAAAGCCAACAATTTGGCTTTACCCCGCTGAACAGGTTGAGCTCTGCGAAACCTTGTCCAGACTTCAAATCGAAGAAGCCCTCAGCTGACGCCGGGGGCTTTTTTTATGCCTGCTCCTCTGCCTCTCGGTAGCCTGAGGCGACACTACGTCACCCGCAATGTTAAGCCAGCCCAATGGCTTGCTCATGCTAAAAATCTTAACCAACTCAATTAATGTAATGGCATAACGCCACTATATTCTATGAAATAGAAGATCCCATCCTATTTATAATTAATTTCTAAAGTGAAATATTGAACTAGACTGTATGCATATCAATAAGGAAGGTTTTAATGCTTCAAAACTCGCAACAACGATATGGATTAGTAAGCATCATTATACACTGGCTATCCGCTGTCATAGTGTTTTGTTTATTTGCCCTGGGTTGGTGGATGCTCACGTTAACCTATTACGATCAATGGTATCGATTAGGTCCCTGGTGGCATAAATCATTTGGTATTTGTTTACTGATTATTACCATTCTCCGAGTGTTATGGGTAATAACTAGTACAAAGCCTGCACTACAAGGAACAAAGCTTGAAGTCGTCGGTGCAAAAATTGGACACGGACTGCTGTATCTATTGTTGTTCAGCGTGATGATAAGTGGCTATTTGATCTCAACGGCTGATGGTAGTTCGATATCGGTTTTTGATCTGTTTTCAGTCCCGGCAACGTTAAGTGACATACCTGGTCAAGAAGACATTGCAGGCGAAGTGCATTGGTATTCGGCATTAGCATTGGTGATTCTAGCGGGCGGTCACGCTTTGGCGGCCTTAAAGCACCATTTTATAAATCGAGATACGACTCTGATTCGTATGTTTGGAAAATCAAAGAGGAAATAGTTATGAAAAAGACATTATTAGCAGCGGCTATCGTAAGCACCGCAATGTTCAGTACATCCACATTAGCTGAAGACTATAAAATCGATATTGAAGGTCAGCATGCGTTTATCGAGTTTAAGATTAGTCACCTTGGCTATAGCTGGTTATATGGCCGTTTCAACGACTTTGAGGGTAGCTTTAGCTACGATGAAAACGCCCCTGAAAATGCTTCGGTCAACGTTACTATAGATACTGCCAGCGTAGACACCAACCACGCTGAGCGCGATAAACATTTACGAGGAGAGGATTTCTTAAACGTGTCTGAATTCCCTCAGGCAACATTCAAGAGCACCAAGTACGTGCCTGATGAAGATGATAAAGGCGAAGGTACACTTTATGGTGACTTTACTTTAAATGGCGTTACCAAAGAAATTGCTATTGAAGTTGAGCACGTTGGGGCCGGCGAAGACCCTTGGGGCGGCTTTCGCCGCGGTTTCCACGGCGAAGTTGACTTAACTTTGGCTGACTACAATATCGACTACAACCTTGGCCCAGCTGCTAAAGAAGTTGAGCTGGAGCTTTCAATTGAAGGCATTCGTCAATAAAGCACGCCTGTAAAATTTAGTCTGCTAACGCTTGTTTATAAGCGTTAGCGGCTAATTGGCTATCCCCTAGTGCATAGTACGCATCGCCGAGTAAGCGATAAGTCTTAGCATTTGGCTCTACATCTACCAGCTTTTTAAGAGCCCGTTGGGCTAATGAATAATCTTGATTATCCATTGCGATTAAAGCAAACGCATACAAATAATCTTTATCATCCGGGTTCTGCTTCAGCTTTTCTTGAACGAACTCAACCAGTTTTGCATACTTGCCGTTAAATAACTTCAGCGCATTGACACCTGACGGGTGGATGTCTTCTCTCTTAAGACCTTTCAATATCACTTTTGCAGAGAGCTCTTGCTCACCTAAATGCTTTAACGCAGCAGCATAAGCCAGGCGCGTCGTTGCGTCTCCACGTTGTTTGCTAGAAAGGCTTTGCCAAGCGTCTTTTAGTGCGTCGTTGCCATTACGGCCGATCGATACGAAGTAATCTAAATAGACGTCATACTCCAGTCGCTCAAACTCGGCAGGGCTCAATTCGGCGTGCTGTTTTAGTTTAGGAAGCAGATCTTTAAGGGCTTTATAATTACCCGATGCTTTATAGGCAGTCTTAGCCAGGAAGGCGACATGCGCAGAGTTCGGGTGTTTATCCAGTAGCTCTTGAACTGCTGTATCGGCACTGTGGGGATCGTTATTGACTTGTTGAGAGACTTTTAAAATGCTCAGTAACGTGTCCGAGCCTTTGGCAAAGTCCCCTGCCTCCTCATGCCAGTACTGCGCCTTTCCAGTGTCGTTCGCTAAACAGGATGCCAAGGCTGCCATTGCCGCTGTTTCTTGTATCGGTCGCTTTTTATAGGACGATGCAAAGCGCAATGAGGCTGCTTCTGCAGAATCATCTAGCAATAACCGAATACCTTCTTCATAAAGCTGCTTGGCCTTTCTGTCAGAGCGATTCGAAAACCATGCGGCGCCCCTTTGAGTTTTACTGAGCAGTCGACGCAAAATGGATATGGCAACGGCTGCTATCAAAGCTGCTGCAACAACGACAACAATAAGCCCGACAACGGTTGCTTCAATAGACCAACCAGCAAACTGAATCAGGACATAACCCGCGTTTCCAGACGCAGCAGGGCCTAATACCGCCCCAATAATCAATAAAACAACGAGCGCAATTAACCACTTCATAGCGCATCCCCTTGTTCAATTGCCCGGCTGATAAAGTCCAACGACTCCAAACTCTCGACGGTAGACCGTGTCTTCGGCGCCTTCTCAAGGCTTTCAAGTCGAGTGAGCACATCACGGCTTGCCGCACTGTCGCCTTTTACCTGACTAATGAGTGTTGGCAATTGGCTGATATATCGCTTAAAGAGTTCATCATTACCCTTAAGAGCAGCGTCTTGTGCCAGTGTGAACGTCAGCGAAATACGAGCATTAATTGCGGCTCTGTGTGCTTTGTTTAACAGCGGCTCCGGGTCGGATTCGACAGGCTGAATACGGATAAAGTTATCCAGAAAGTCGTTCCAGTTCGACTCTAAATTGGCTTGCCAACTGTTGCCAGTAGCGGTGTTTTCATTATTATCCGCTTCAATACGGTATTCGTTGTTAATCGTGTCAGGCAAACTGTCGACGCGATCTTGCAAGCCGATTAAGGTCATGACCAAATCGGTGTTATTGGTTGAAGACAGCGCAGTCACTTTTTCGATGTCCTTGGCCAGCAACTCACGAGTGCGAAGTGCTTCGCGGCTGTCCATGCCTGACAGTTGGTTGTCAGCTAAGCGAAGCAGCTTACCAGCCAACTCATAATCTTCCCGTACCCACAGTAGACGAGCCGCCGTTGCGAGCATTTGTTTTATTTCAAGTAAACGCCAATGAGCTGCACGGTCGGCCGGGCTCTGACGCACTTCATCACGCAGACTTTCTAAACCAGAGCGAAGCGCTAAGTAGTCCTCGCGCAATTGCTGTGCCGAGTTAGAGAGCTTATTCAGATCTTGAGAGTTAGGCGTTTCCTGCAACTGACGTTCAAAGTTAGCAAGAGATTGCTCCAACTGTTGAAGGCGATTCTCCAGTGGGTCAATTTTTTCAGGGGTTTGCTGAGCCGACTTCTGCTCTGATGAGGCAACTTGATTGCTATCGTCCGCCGAGAATAGACTCGGGAAACGCGTATACCCATAATAGGCGGCAGCGACTATCGCAATCAAAATAATAAGCCATAGCAACCGCTTAAAAAAACGCCGGCTGCTTTTCTTCGCCGTCACGGTTTCGTCTTTCTCTGTCTCTACTGATGACTCTACGTGTTCTTCGTTTGTCGTGTCTTCGCTGTTCATGTGTGCGTTTCCGTTTGCTACAAGCGCATCTAAAATAATAGCATCTGATGCACTTTCTGTGACTTCGATACTGGCTGATTGTTTAACGGGAATCAAACTTTTCAGGCGCTCACTGGGGACTACCCAATGGCAGCTTTCCAGCCATAGGCTTGCCGATTCCGGTAACTCTGACAAAAAATAGTCCAGTTGCTCGGCGCTCGTGACCACAATGGTGTCGACCGACGATACCCATTTATCCACAACTGAAGCATCTGATAGCGGAACGGGTTGTCGCTCATAAACTTCCCAGTAACTGACATCACCGCCGTGCATTTTCAGGTGTTCTGAAAGCACCTCTCGCCCGCCAATGCCTCTTATAATTAACCACTTTTGACCATTAACATTGTTGAGTTCAGGTAGTGCCAGTAACCCCTCTGATCGATGCGCAAAGGCCGGGCTCGTGACGGGTACATTAAGCTTGTCTGCTGCGTATCTTGCGGTGCTTGATCCCACCGCAAAGTACTGGCTTTGTCTCGCGTTAAAACCACTTGCCAACGCATAATCAACGGCCGTTTTGCTGACTAAAATAATACCGTCCCAGGCGGTTTCATTAACGCGCTGCACCTCACTTTTATCCACTTGCTTGGGTGTAACCCGAACAAAGCTGTGAATAAAGTGAGCTATACCCGCTTTTGTTAGCCCCTCAGATATGTGCTGCGCACGGTCTTCGGGACGTAATAATAAAACGGTCTTATTATTTTTCCGCATCGCTGTCATATATCGCCGACAAAATATCTCCCGCGCCTTTCGCCAGCAAACGCTCAGCTAACTCTGTACCAAGAGCCTCAGCCTCACTCGCAGGACCTTCTATTTCATCACGCAGTACTTGCTTTCCGTCAGGGTCTCCAACCAAGCCACGCAGATAAACACTGTCACCTTTAAGTTCCGCATAAGCACCAATAGGCACCTGGCAGCCGCCTTCTAAGCGACGGTTCATGGCTCGCTCTGCCAATACGCGTATACGCGTTTCCTGACACTGCAGAGGTTGAAGCAGTTGTTTCATGGCGTCATCGTCGCTACGACATTCAATACCGAGTGCGCCCTGCCCATTTGCTGGCAGTGAT is drawn from Idiomarina piscisalsi and contains these coding sequences:
- a CDS encoding uroporphyrinogen-III C-methyltransferase, encoding MTAMRKNNKTVLLLRPEDRAQHISEGLTKAGIAHFIHSFVRVTPKQVDKSEVQRVNETAWDGIILVSKTAVDYALASGFNARQSQYFAVGSSTARYAADKLNVPVTSPAFAHRSEGLLALPELNNVNGQKWLIIRGIGGREVLSEHLKMHGGDVSYWEVYERQPVPLSDASVVDKWVSSVDTIVVTSAEQLDYFLSELPESASLWLESCHWVVPSERLKSLIPVKQSASIEVTESASDAIILDALVANGNAHMNSEDTTNEEHVESSVETEKDETVTAKKSSRRFFKRLLWLIILIAIVAAAYYGYTRFPSLFSADDSNQVASSEQKSAQQTPEKIDPLENRLQQLEQSLANFERQLQETPNSQDLNKLSNSAQQLREDYLALRSGLESLRDEVRQSPADRAAHWRLLEIKQMLATAARLLWVREDYELAGKLLRLADNQLSGMDSREALRTRELLAKDIEKVTALSSTNNTDLVMTLIGLQDRVDSLPDTINNEYRIEADNNENTATGNSWQANLESNWNDFLDNFIRIQPVESDPEPLLNKAHRAAINARISLTFTLAQDAALKGNDELFKRYISQLPTLISQVKGDSAASRDVLTRLESLEKAPKTRSTVESLESLDFISRAIEQGDAL
- a CDS encoding error-prone DNA polymerase, with amino-acid sequence MAFAELHALSHYSFLRSSAAPEALVRRADELEYAAIAITDECSVAGVVKAYEEAQQRDIKLIIGSEFRIADYGTFVVIAPTRDAYAELSQKITEFRGRSKKGHYQASIDDFFSGFGECLLLWLPDLRQPQLVATGKKLSSVWSSRFWLLYERHYQADDSETFSALVELKKSLHAKVVCATGVVMAAEHEQPLLDTMRAIGSGQNLYENSGVASANAERHLRSLQELKQCYPAAWMKESVDIAEQCRFCLSELRYEYPAELTPRGMSATHYLRQLTEDGARRRYPEGIPESVQAQYEKELALIREMQYEAFFLTIYDLVQFASNQGILYQGRGSAANSVVCFCLGITAVNPSQIEVLFERFISKERNEPPDIDVDFEHERREEIIQYIYQKYTRKRAALAATVITYRFKSAFRDVGKALGFSEQQLQFYSQNLDTRDKEDSWQEQLIQQHPGVFRSKKGTLLLSLVEQLKGTPRHLSQHVGGFVIASDDVARLVPVENASMPERTVIQWDKTDLETLGLLKVDVLALGMLTALRKMLALVNEKGLIDSQPLTLARIPQEDQRVYQQLHQADSMGIFQIESRAQMTMLPRLKPKTFYDLVIQIAIVRPGPIQGDMVHPYLRRRDGLEQVDYPSREVKSVLKRTLGVPIFQEQVIKLAMVAAGFTGGEADQLRRAMASWGKRGQLTHFEHKLIKGMLERGYTRDFAERLFRQICGFGQYGFPESHSASFANLAYASAWFKTHYPAAFYVGLLNSLPMGFYSASQLVQDGQRHRVTFLPADINHSQWDYEWLSDNPNVVRIGLRQIKSLSESRLKEALKSRPESGFKGLKSLEDAGLNKFDIQALAKADALRSVLGHRYQAHWESLSERDDQMPLFAHVQEVSSREVQAPQEVEDIKADYETQGLSLRRHPITLLRAHSKELSRCVVAEELAGCRSGQVLSVAGLVTCRQRPGTSSGVTFFTLEDETGNINVVVWAHTARQFRQAYLTSKLLWVKGVVEIKSGVVHVIAGRLKDLTSLLNIERIDNRRFH
- a CDS encoding gamma carbonic anhydrase family protein — translated: MADLRSYQEHEPIIGERVYLDPSAVIVGNVTLGDDSSVWPMVAARGDVNSISIGKRTNIQDGTVLHVTRKSPSNPDGHPLIIGDEVTVGHHCMLHGCQLGNRILVGMSAVIMDDVIVEDDVIIGAGSLVPPGKRLESGYLYVGSPVEKKRKLNKGEAAFLSQSAQNYVDLKDDYLLQVSPVS
- a CDS encoding YceI family protein, with the translated sequence MKKTLLAAAIVSTAMFSTSTLAEDYKIDIEGQHAFIEFKISHLGYSWLYGRFNDFEGSFSYDENAPENASVNVTIDTASVDTNHAERDKHLRGEDFLNVSEFPQATFKSTKYVPDEDDKGEGTLYGDFTLNGVTKEIAIEVEHVGAGEDPWGGFRRGFHGEVDLTLADYNIDYNLGPAAKEVELELSIEGIRQ
- a CDS encoding heme biosynthesis HemY N-terminal domain-containing protein, with amino-acid sequence MKWLIALVVLLIIGAVLGPAASGNAGYVLIQFAGWSIEATVVGLIVVVVAAALIAAVAISILRRLLSKTQRGAAWFSNRSDRKAKQLYEEGIRLLLDDSAEAASLRFASSYKKRPIQETAAMAALASCLANDTGKAQYWHEEAGDFAKGSDTLLSILKVSQQVNNDPHSADTAVQELLDKHPNSAHVAFLAKTAYKASGNYKALKDLLPKLKQHAELSPAEFERLEYDVYLDYFVSIGRNGNDALKDAWQSLSSKQRGDATTRLAYAAALKHLGEQELSAKVILKGLKREDIHPSGVNALKLFNGKYAKLVEFVQEKLKQNPDDKDYLYAFALIAMDNQDYSLAQRALKKLVDVEPNAKTYRLLGDAYYALGDSQLAANAYKQALAD
- a CDS encoding cytochrome b, encoding MLQNSQQRYGLVSIIIHWLSAVIVFCLFALGWWMLTLTYYDQWYRLGPWWHKSFGICLLIITILRVLWVITSTKPALQGTKLEVVGAKIGHGLLYLLLFSVMISGYLISTADGSSISVFDLFSVPATLSDIPGQEDIAGEVHWYSALALVILAGGHALAALKHHFINRDTTLIRMFGKSKRK